Within the Scytonema millei VB511283 genome, the region GTTATGCCGCAGTGAGTTAACAACTCACGAGTGATTTATCAATTATATCCATAAATAATTCTAATATGCGATCGTTAGAATGCGTTCTAAACGCTCTCTAGATAATTGAGTGAGGGCAGGTGGGCATTGCCCACCCTACGAAGAAAAATATAAATAATTCTAATCTGCTTCTCATGCGAGATCGCCAATACACATTCTATATCCTCTCTACATCACAAAGTTCAGTTTTATGAGTTAAATTGAGCATCCTAACTGTAGGCTGGTGTAGCAATGTATCATCAAAAATTCGAGCTAGCTAAGAATTATCTGCAAAAACTTCTTCAGCTAGCAGCAGATTATAAATATGGCGATGCTTCTTTAGCATATTGTAAAACTCTTTTGGCTTTACAAGATACTGAAACTGCACAATTAGAACTCAGACAGCATGTCAAAATTTGGAACCATCCAGAAGCATATATTTTATTAGGTAGAATTTTAATTCAACGAGATAATCTTCAAGAAGCACGAAATTATTTAGAGACGATAATTACTAGAGTCAAAGGCTCTACACATTTTCACTACAAACGCAATCGTCGCTTTATTGGGCAAGCAGAAAAGATATTGAGGGAAATTTGTAAGTCGTAAGTCGTAAGTTGGAATAAACTAATAACTGATAGCCGATCGCCGATCGATGACCAATAACTCTTCCTTTGGGTGTAAGCGAGTCAAAGAGAGCGATTTTAAGATTTAAGAGACGGCGATCGCAAAAATTTAAGTAGAACACTAAGCGACTGTAAGTCGCACCCACACAGAAAAAACCTGCCTCCGCAGGTTCAAAAACATTAGAATTCTCAGTCCGCGCAGGCGGACTTTGTTTGTGTGGTTCCACGAATTCTATTCGCCAGAACCTATGATTAGATGTCAGTTTACCCTACCTCATGATGAGCAGAAAG harbors:
- a CDS encoding tetratricopeptide repeat protein gives rise to the protein MYHQKFELAKNYLQKLLQLAADYKYGDASLAYCKTLLALQDTETAQLELRQHVKIWNHPEAYILLGRILIQRDNLQEARNYLETIITRVKGSTHFHYKRNRRFIGQAEKILREICKS